A genome region from Gammaproteobacteria bacterium includes the following:
- a CDS encoding symmetrical bis(5'-nucleosyl)-tetraphosphatase, with protein sequence MALFAIGDIQGCYDELRLLLDKMHFDPWQDHVWFVGDLVTRGPRSLETLRFVKKLGDAATVVLGNHDLTAIARYAGAKPIKRGSDTEALLRAPDIDELIEWLRFRPLLHDDETSGYTMVHAGLPPQWDRDTARACAREVESALQSPDYTDFLHNMYGDHPGRWKEVLGGWKRLRFITNALTRIRFCDAKGRMDMGAKGAPGSQPANLMPWFRVPWRRSRGMRIVFGHWSTLGMVSEPGLVALDTGCVWGGSLTIARLDQPSPAFSHLPCKGNAQPG encoded by the coding sequence ATGGCGCTATTCGCGATCGGCGATATCCAGGGCTGTTACGACGAGCTTCGGCTGCTGCTCGACAAGATGCACTTCGATCCCTGGCAGGACCATGTCTGGTTCGTCGGCGACCTGGTCACCCGGGGTCCCCGTTCCCTGGAAACGCTGCGCTTCGTCAAGAAGCTGGGCGACGCGGCAACCGTCGTGCTGGGCAATCACGACCTGACCGCCATCGCCCGGTACGCCGGGGCGAAACCGATCAAGCGCGGCAGTGACACCGAGGCGCTGCTGCGCGCACCGGATATCGACGAACTGATAGAATGGCTTCGCTTCCGGCCCCTCCTGCACGACGACGAAACCAGCGGGTACACCATGGTACACGCGGGCCTGCCCCCACAATGGGACCGCGACACGGCACGGGCCTGCGCGCGGGAAGTCGAGTCGGCGCTGCAGAGTCCGGACTATACTGATTTCCTACACAATATGTATGGCGACCATCCCGGCCGGTGGAAAGAGGTCCTCGGCGGCTGGAAGCGCCTGCGGTTCATCACCAACGCCCTGACACGCATCCGGTTCTGCGACGCGAAGGGACGCATGGACATGGGGGCGAAGGGCGCGCCGGGTAGTCAACCGGCAAACCTCATGCCCTGGTTTCGTGTCCCCTGGCGGCGCAGCCGCGGCATGAGGATCGTATTCGGGCACTGGTCGACGCTCGGCATGGTCAGCGAACCGGGCCTTGTGGCGCTGGACACCGGTTGCGTCTGGGGCGGGAGTCTGACGATCGCGCGACTCGACCAGCCCTCGCCGGCCTTCTCGCACCTCCCCTGCAAGGGTAACGCGCAACCGGGATAA
- a CDS encoding addiction module protein has product MKADEIRSEIESLELSEKLLLVEDIWDSIAASNSELPMPEWQKKELDRRHKDYKEGKMELHDWKTVHEELRDKYK; this is encoded by the coding sequence ATGAAAGCTGATGAAATACGGAGCGAAATTGAGAGCTTGGAGTTGTCCGAGAAGCTGCTTCTTGTCGAAGATATCTGGGATTCCATTGCCGCGAGCAATTCGGAACTTCCCATGCCGGAGTGGCAGAAGAAGGAACTCGACAGAAGGCACAAAGATTATAAAGAAGGAAAGATGGAACTTCATGACTGGAAGACGGTGCACGAGGAATTGCGTGA
- the apaG gene encoding Co2+/Mg2+ efflux protein ApaG: protein MENPGAYDIRVSVEPAFLESESDASQDRYVFSYTVLIHNAGTVPAQLLTRHWLITDTNGKIQEVRGDGVIGQQPRLAPSETYRYRSFAMIETSVGTMEGSYQMQADDGTRFEAPIERFTLSVPRVIH from the coding sequence ATGGAAAACCCCGGTGCCTACGACATCCGCGTCAGCGTTGAGCCCGCCTTTCTCGAGAGTGAGTCGGACGCGTCGCAGGACCGGTACGTATTCTCTTACACGGTTCTGATCCACAATGCGGGGACGGTGCCGGCGCAGTTGCTGACCCGCCACTGGCTGATCACCGACACGAACGGAAAGATACAGGAGGTCCGCGGGGACGGCGTCATCGGCCAGCAGCCGCGGCTTGCACCGAGCGAGACCTACCGCTACCGCAGCTTCGCGATGATCGAGACGTCGGTGGGGACCATGGAGGGCAGCTACCAGATGCAGGCGGACGACGGCACGCGCTTCGAGGCGCCCATCGAACGATTCACCTTGTCCGTGCCGCGTGTCATTCACTGA
- the rsmA gene encoding 16S rRNA (adenine(1518)-N(6)/adenine(1519)-N(6))-dimethyltransferase RsmA gives MTHRPRKRFGQHFLRDPRVIHDIVSAISPEPGDALVEIGPGRGAITMPLLERTGRMDVVELDRDLVPALQARCANLGRLEIHQADALRFDFGALSPGPGRLRVVGNLPYNISTPLLFHLAEFADLIHDMHFLLQREVVERITAEPGGKTWGRLSVMLRYRFRARRLFQVGHGAFRPPPKVDSAFLRLEPQKTPPVAVEDESRFAQLVNRAFSQRRKTIRNSLGGLLDEAGIRAAGVDPGLRPEVLDLQAFADLANASLHRDTEAFPSRS, from the coding sequence TTGACCCACCGTCCCAGGAAGCGATTCGGCCAGCATTTCCTGCGCGACCCGCGCGTCATTCACGACATCGTCTCGGCCATCTCGCCGGAACCGGGAGACGCCCTGGTGGAGATCGGTCCGGGTCGGGGGGCGATCACCATGCCGTTGCTGGAGCGCACCGGACGCATGGACGTGGTCGAACTGGACCGGGACCTCGTGCCCGCGCTGCAGGCCCGGTGCGCGAACCTCGGCCGACTCGAGATTCATCAGGCCGACGCGCTGCGTTTCGATTTCGGGGCGCTCTCGCCCGGCCCGGGACGGCTGCGCGTGGTCGGCAACCTGCCCTACAACATCTCTACACCGTTGCTGTTTCACCTGGCGGAATTTGCGGACCTTATCCACGACATGCACTTCCTGCTGCAGCGCGAGGTGGTCGAACGTATCACCGCGGAACCGGGCGGCAAGACCTGGGGCCGCCTTTCGGTCATGCTGCGGTATCGCTTCAGGGCGAGGCGACTGTTTCAGGTCGGACACGGCGCATTCCGCCCTCCCCCTAAGGTGGATTCCGCCTTCCTGCGCCTGGAGCCCCAAAAAACACCGCCGGTCGCCGTCGAGGACGAGTCCCGATTCGCGCAGCTCGTCAACCGCGCCTTCAGCCAGCGACGGAAGACGATCAGGAATTCCCTCGGCGGCCTGCTGGACGAGGCCGGGATCAGGGCGGCCGGGGTCGATCCCGGCCTGCGGCCGGAGGTTCTCGACCTCCAGGCCTTCGCGGACCTTGCCAATGCCTCGCTGCACCGCGATACCGAAGCATTCCCCAGCCGGTCTTGA